From the genome of Deinococcus roseus, one region includes:
- a CDS encoding S8 family peptidase: MRNNRGPLMPRLFHVPAIATCLLTLALSACSVHTLPASAVQQERFEYITQKTVPAGQTPEQVAQQLGGKVSFWHEKTRTLLVGFSAQSAKVGISKLSGSDLEENQDAFEIPEDPVTMNGHVWGLGHVWGLGHVWGLGHVWGLGSSWSDQTYTPFPENSAVWSTLQLQRGQSIATNLGEGITVAVLDTGVDFQHPAWDSNAFTPSNTFKDFVGHDLNPQEEGTFDQPGYGHGTGVAGIMLQMAPKTKILPLRVLNAEGQGDINTVAAAIYHAVDQGARIINLSLGTNKKSSILESAIQYAEIHKALIVASAGNNNVQKLLYPSAYSENHKNVVSVGSVSNTLLKSSFSNYHQKLTLTSIGEDISTIVPEGYTAQASGTSFAAPQVSGALALALALNPGLDGEKAIKFLEDSTTNNQFLNPVFNKMLGSGVLNVGQLLQFTQTQNNN; the protein is encoded by the coding sequence GTGCGCAACAACCGAGGTCCCCTGATGCCCAGACTCTTCCATGTTCCTGCAATAGCGACCTGCTTGCTGACCCTCGCCCTGAGCGCCTGCTCTGTTCACACCCTTCCAGCTTCTGCTGTTCAGCAGGAGCGTTTTGAATACATCACCCAGAAAACCGTCCCAGCTGGTCAAACCCCTGAACAGGTTGCCCAGCAGCTTGGCGGAAAAGTGTCTTTCTGGCATGAAAAAACCCGCACTTTGCTGGTGGGATTCTCTGCACAATCTGCAAAAGTGGGAATCAGCAAACTGTCTGGTTCTGATCTGGAAGAAAATCAGGATGCCTTTGAGATCCCTGAAGATCCTGTGACCATGAATGGTCATGTCTGGGGTCTGGGTCATGTCTGGGGTCTGGGTCATGTCTGGGGTCTGGGTCATGTCTGGGGTCTGGGCAGTTCATGGAGTGACCAGACTTACACCCCATTCCCAGAAAACTCTGCAGTCTGGTCCACCCTTCAGCTTCAGCGTGGTCAGAGCATTGCAACAAACCTGGGTGAAGGCATCACTGTCGCAGTCCTTGACACTGGAGTGGACTTCCAACATCCCGCCTGGGACAGCAACGCTTTCACGCCATCCAATACCTTTAAGGATTTTGTTGGTCATGACCTGAATCCTCAAGAAGAGGGCACCTTTGATCAGCCCGGTTATGGGCATGGAACAGGTGTGGCAGGAATTATGCTGCAGATGGCTCCCAAAACCAAAATTTTGCCCCTCAGGGTGCTGAATGCAGAAGGTCAGGGAGACATCAACACTGTCGCTGCGGCCATTTACCATGCAGTAGATCAGGGTGCCAGAATCATCAATCTGAGCCTGGGCACCAATAAAAAATCCAGTATTTTAGAATCAGCCATCCAATATGCAGAAATCCACAAAGCTTTGATTGTCGCCAGTGCAGGAAATAACAACGTCCAAAAACTGCTTTATCCTTCAGCTTACAGTGAAAATCACAAAAATGTGGTCAGTGTAGGCAGTGTGAGCAACACCCTTCTCAAATCCTCTTTTTCAAACTATCACCAAAAACTGACCCTCACCAGCATCGGTGAAGACATCAGCACCATTGTGCCTGAAGGTTACACCGCTCAGGCATCAGGGACTTCCTTTGCTGCTCCTCAGGTGTCGGGGGCGCTTGCCCTGGCTCTGGCCCTCAATCCAGGATTGGATGGAGAAAAAGCCATCAAATTTTTGGAAGACAGCACCACCAACAACCAATTCCTGAATCCTGTTTTCAACAAGATGCTGGGATCTGGGGTATTGAATGTGGGTCAACTCCTCCAGTTCACCCAGACCCAAAACAACAATTGA
- a CDS encoding cobalamin B12-binding domain-containing protein → MNRKIRVLIAKPGMDGHDRGAKIVARALRDAGMEVVYTGLRQTPEMIVATALQEDVDAIGLSVLSGAHMHFFREVRKLLEEKQATDILLFGGGIIPDQDLASLAELGVSKVFTPGSSLEDPISWLNQAVPERWAAQEHL, encoded by the coding sequence ATGAACCGTAAAATACGGGTCTTGATTGCCAAACCCGGCATGGATGGCCATGACCGGGGGGCCAAAATTGTTGCCAGAGCGCTCAGGGATGCAGGCATGGAAGTGGTGTACACAGGACTGAGGCAAACCCCGGAGATGATTGTGGCCACCGCCTTGCAAGAAGATGTGGATGCCATCGGGCTGTCGGTGCTTTCTGGAGCCCACATGCATTTCTTCAGGGAGGTCCGCAAGCTGCTGGAAGAGAAACAGGCCACAGACATCCTGCTGTTTGGAGGGGGCATCATCCCCGACCAGGACCTGGCCAGCCTCGCTGAACTGGGGGTCTCCAAAGTGTTCACCCCTGGAAGCAGCCTGGAAGATCCCATCTCCTGGCTGAATCAGGCGGTCCCAGAACGCTGGGCAGCCCAGGAGCACCTGTGA
- a CDS encoding carboxymuconolactone decarboxylase family protein, translated as MSARETIWGEHTETIENRLKAFHPDLQQYIQGFAYAEVYERPGLPLHVKELLAVVMLVSLGNPQELKTHFRGVVNAGGTLQDIEEALLFAVPYLGFPRVIGAFEVLRSMQK; from the coding sequence GTGAGTGCCAGAGAAACCATCTGGGGGGAACACACCGAAACCATCGAAAACCGCCTGAAAGCCTTTCATCCTGATTTGCAGCAGTACATCCAGGGCTTTGCTTACGCAGAGGTGTACGAGCGCCCTGGCCTGCCTTTGCATGTCAAAGAGTTGCTGGCCGTGGTGATGCTGGTGTCTCTGGGCAACCCACAGGAACTCAAAACCCATTTCAGAGGTGTGGTGAACGCCGGAGGCACCCTGCAGGACATCGAGGAAGCCTTGCTGTTTGCGGTGCCTTATCTGGGGTTTCCCAGGGTGATTGGGGCTTTTGAAGTGCTCAGAAGCATGCAAAAATGA
- a CDS encoding HD domain-containing phosphohydrolase: protein MISIGEVFSWQGNSKQALTTFRDALTLARQTDHREGEIDALLGVGKQLLMLKKGHEAMEYLNQGLQLAEESKRKKSMAAAHGCLADCYELLGNPRVALEHFKNFHKIDQELKNEEGERRSRYLKMRFDLERSEQKAEMYRMQNEANDLARRAAEALVHERTQELEQAQVEIVTRLAIAAESRDDVTGAHTWRVGRNAAMLAQELGLPREEVEIIRLAARLHDVGKIGIPDSILMKHGVLTPEEYEHMKTHTIIGGRILSGGKSRLLQLAQEIAVSHHERWDGRGYPFGLLGETIPLSGRIVAVADVFDALTHRRPYKQAWSLKNALEELARHSGSHFDPRIVQAALKVFNTLKIVTEDAPEL, encoded by the coding sequence TTGATTTCCATTGGAGAAGTTTTTTCCTGGCAGGGCAACTCCAAACAAGCTCTGACCACCTTCAGGGATGCTTTGACCCTGGCCAGACAGACCGATCACCGTGAAGGGGAAATCGATGCTTTGCTGGGGGTTGGAAAACAGTTGCTGATGCTCAAAAAAGGCCATGAAGCCATGGAATACCTGAACCAGGGTTTGCAACTGGCAGAAGAAAGCAAACGCAAGAAATCCATGGCTGCTGCACATGGCTGCCTTGCAGATTGTTATGAGCTGCTGGGAAACCCCAGGGTTGCACTGGAGCACTTCAAGAATTTCCACAAAATCGACCAGGAACTGAAAAACGAAGAAGGCGAACGGCGTTCCCGTTACCTGAAAATGCGTTTCGATCTGGAACGCAGTGAACAGAAAGCAGAAATGTACCGCATGCAGAACGAGGCCAATGACCTGGCCCGCAGGGCAGCAGAGGCCCTGGTGCACGAGAGAACCCAGGAACTGGAGCAGGCCCAGGTGGAAATCGTCACCCGACTGGCCATTGCTGCAGAATCCAGAGACGATGTAACCGGAGCGCACACCTGGCGTGTGGGACGCAACGCTGCCATGCTGGCCCAGGAACTTGGGCTTCCCAGAGAAGAAGTGGAAATCATCCGTCTGGCCGCCCGCCTTCACGATGTGGGCAAAATTGGCATCCCAGACAGCATCCTCATGAAACATGGCGTGCTCACCCCTGAGGAATACGAGCACATGAAAACCCACACCATCATTGGGGGGCGCATTCTCTCTGGCGGAAAATCCCGACTGCTGCAGCTCGCCCAGGAAATTGCTGTTTCCCACCACGAGCGCTGGGATGGCCGGGGCTATCCCTTTGGTCTGCTGGGTGAGACCATACCGCTCTCAGGACGCATTGTGGCCGTGGCCGATGTCTTTGATGCCCTGACCCACCGCAGGCCCTACAAGCAGGCCTGGAGCCTCAAGAACGCGCTGGAAGAACTGGCCCGCCACAGTGGCAGCCACTTTGATCCCAGGATTGTGCAGGCCGCCCTGAAGGTCTTCAACACCCTGAAAATCGTCACAGAAGACGCCCCAGAGCTTTGA
- the trpS gene encoding tryptophan--tRNA ligase, which produces MKRVFSGIQPTGEIHIGNYFGAILNYVKLGEELGKNSIYCIVDHHAITIPHEPELLRKRTFDAALVNMAAGLDPNKVILFAQSDVREHTELGWVFATQTPLGDLERMTQFKDKSSQHSVLAGLLMYPTLMAADILLYKANTVPVGEDQVQHIELTREIARRFNHRFGEMFPEPLAVHNKDALRVPGVDGQGKMSKSKGNTLGVLEEIDSIWQKLRVAPTDPARVRRTDPGNPEVCLIFDYHKLFSDLETIQIVDAGCRSAGIGCIDCKKLLMKGVEQTLVPIQQRAQELYNSPDTVKDALHRGAREAREIAQQTMQEVRDRLGLLNP; this is translated from the coding sequence GTGAAGCGAGTTTTCTCTGGCATTCAACCCACCGGTGAGATCCACATCGGGAATTACTTCGGCGCCATCCTCAACTACGTCAAGCTGGGCGAGGAACTGGGCAAGAATTCCATTTACTGCATTGTGGACCACCACGCCATCACCATTCCCCATGAACCTGAACTCCTGAGGAAACGCACCTTTGACGCTGCCCTCGTCAACATGGCTGCGGGCCTGGACCCCAACAAGGTGATTCTGTTCGCACAGAGCGATGTGCGAGAGCATACCGAGCTGGGCTGGGTGTTTGCCACCCAGACACCACTGGGGGACCTGGAGCGCATGACCCAGTTCAAAGACAAATCCAGCCAGCACAGCGTTCTGGCAGGCCTTCTGATGTACCCCACCCTGATGGCTGCAGACATCCTGCTCTACAAGGCCAACACCGTGCCAGTGGGCGAGGACCAGGTGCAGCACATCGAACTGACCCGCGAAATTGCCCGGCGGTTCAACCACCGTTTTGGGGAAATGTTCCCTGAGCCTCTGGCCGTACACAACAAAGACGCCCTGCGCGTTCCCGGTGTAGATGGACAGGGCAAAATGTCCAAATCCAAAGGGAACACCCTGGGGGTGCTGGAGGAGATTGATTCCATCTGGCAGAAACTGCGTGTGGCCCCAACTGACCCTGCCCGCGTGCGCCGCACCGATCCTGGGAATCCAGAAGTGTGCCTGATTTTCGATTACCACAAGCTGTTCAGCGATCTGGAAACCATCCAGATTGTGGATGCAGGCTGCCGCTCTGCAGGCATTGGCTGCATTGACTGCAAAAAACTGCTGATGAAAGGCGTTGAGCAGACCCTGGTGCCCATTCAGCAGCGTGCACAGGAGTTGTACAACAGCCCAGACACCGTGAAAGATGCACTGCATCGGGGTGCACGGGAAGCACGGGAAATTGCCCAGCAGACCATGCAGGAAGTGCGCGACAGGCTCGGCTTGCTCAACCCTTGA
- a CDS encoding segregation and condensation protein A: MMEPLQLSFPGFSGGLLDLLQALKQERLLPSEVPLSTITQAVLNRFYTLRALDAEVASEALPQLAAVVALKTSLLLPRISKEEPEDAGEDFEDYPQDMMSSVQALQELDALVRFLAEKRKGRNHIIAAKGLDLPYERKKPREKLVLTQLLAAAKSAVREVQAAHIVKDRLTLEDARKAILAFVKNLRNFFFEAIITRDWGEKTVYFAALLESVRLGEVELRQDTAYGQIEVESLQPADPAPENTTLENTTLENTTLENTSRQRNT; the protein is encoded by the coding sequence TTGATGGAACCCCTGCAGCTTTCCTTCCCCGGGTTTTCGGGTGGTTTGCTGGACCTCCTGCAGGCGCTCAAACAGGAGCGCCTGCTTCCCTCAGAGGTTCCCCTTTCCACCATCACACAAGCGGTTTTGAACCGTTTCTACACTTTGCGTGCCCTGGATGCCGAGGTGGCCAGTGAAGCCCTGCCCCAGCTTGCAGCAGTGGTTGCGTTAAAAACCTCTTTGCTGCTTCCCCGCATCTCCAAAGAGGAACCAGAAGACGCTGGAGAGGACTTCGAGGACTACCCCCAGGACATGATGAGCAGTGTGCAGGCTTTGCAGGAACTGGACGCCCTGGTGCGCTTCCTGGCTGAAAAACGCAAAGGCAGAAACCACATCATTGCAGCCAAAGGGCTGGACTTGCCTTATGAACGCAAAAAGCCCCGTGAAAAACTGGTGCTGACCCAGTTGCTGGCTGCAGCAAAAAGCGCGGTCAGAGAGGTGCAGGCTGCCCATATCGTGAAAGACCGCCTGACCCTGGAAGATGCCCGCAAGGCCATCCTGGCTTTTGTCAAAAACCTGCGGAACTTCTTCTTCGAGGCCATCATCACCAGAGACTGGGGCGAAAAAACCGTGTATTTTGCTGCTTTGCTGGAATCGGTGCGTCTGGGAGAGGTGGAACTGCGTCAGGACACGGCTTATGGTCAGATTGAAGTGGAAAGCCTGCAACCTGCAGATCCAGCGCCTGAAAACACAACACTTGAAAACACAACACTTGAAAACACAACACTTGAAAACACATCAAGACAGCGCAACACCTGA